The Macadamia integrifolia cultivar HAES 741 unplaced genomic scaffold, SCU_Mint_v3 scaffold1202, whole genome shotgun sequence genome includes the window ttggagaggagccagatctGGCTCTAACTAAGAAGTCTTCTATTCAAACTGAAAATATTTTAACTACAGATGTAGTTCTTTTGTAAGCAGATTTTTAtttcgaataaaaaaaaaatccaaaaaggtGTTAAAAAATTTTCAGATGTTTgtggaaacaagaaaaaatttGGCCGCTACATGTTACAGCCAACACCCAGCTAACAgtcaaataaatgaaatattCACTTTCCCCTATGTTCACAAATATCTtgtaaattataatatttttcaaaatgctGTTTCAGATTCCATTTCTTGCAACTACTTGTCTGTTAAATTTGTGGAAGCATATCCACTATCCCTAAAAAATCGTTCCTTTTCAGAGTTGAAGCGAAGTTCTCGATTATTAACCTTAGAAAGCAAGGTGGTAACCGATCCTTCTGCTTCGTGACATGAGGGCTTTTAAGCGAATAACGAACTTTGCTTCCTTCAGCCCATATGCTCCCCCAATTTCCCTTGGTCCACTGTTCTCCTCCTTAAATTTCTCATCAGATCAAGCAAACAATCCTCCAGACTCAAGACCCAATGAAAATCTCATTCTCCAAGTTCTATCACCTGTTTCTTCCAATACTGTTTTCAAGAATGCCCACCGAGTCTTACAGAAGATCCCACCTTCAAAAGTCGATTTATATGCGTCTCTATTTTGCATACTAATAGAGACTTATTTGACCTGCCGGAGATTTACAGAAGCATCCGAAGCATTTGTTTCAATGAGAAATAATGGGCTCAATCCAGATTTACACGCATGGAATCGACTCTTATTCAAATTCAATAGTTCTGGCTTGATTTCTCAGGTATGGGTTGTGTATAGAGAAATGCTGTCTTGTGGAGTATTTCCGAATGTTTTCACTTACAACTTATTACTTCATTGTTTATGCAAAGTGGGTTGGATCAGGGTGGCTTTAGATTTGCTTAGAACCGCAAACATTGACAAAGTTGGCTTTAATACTGTCATCTGGGGGCTTTGCAATGAAGGAAATGTGGAACAAGCTGTTGGGTTGTTGTCAGAAATGATGAAGAAGTGTATTGAGATTGATTCTTCCACTTGTAATATCTTGGTCAAGGGGTTTTGCCAAATTGGGTTGCTAAGCAATGCAGAAATGCTGATGAGTGACTTTGCTAATGCAAGTATTGATAGAGATATTGTAAGTTTTAACACATTGATTGATGGTTACTGTAAATCTGGAGACATTAGTAGAGCTCTTGGGTTGATGGAGACTATGAGAAGGGAGGGTATCTGGCCAGACATTGTTACTTATAACACATTAATCAATGGGCTTTGTGCAGCTGGGGAATTTGGCGAGGCAAAAAatctcatgaatgaaattttaggGCGTAGGAATGTTCGAGTTTTGGAAAATGATACTGTTCATCAGGATCATAGGGCAACAGAGATTAATGACGTAGATGGCTTAGGTTTGGAGCCAAATCTTATTACATACACCACACTTATCAGTGGACACTGTAAGCAGAAAGGGCTTGAGGAAGCACTTTCATTCTATGAGGAGATGGTTAAGAGTGGTTTCATGCCTGATGTAGTTACTTACAGTTCCATTCTATATGGCCTTTGCGAAAGCGAGAGGCTTGCTGAAGGCATGGTACTATTAAGGGAGATGGAAGAGATGGGTGTGACTCCTAATCATATCTCTTATTCTATTCTCATTAATTCCCTCTTTAAAGCTGGGAATGCTATTGGAGTTTTCCTCCTTTGGAAAGAAATGTTGGTTCGGGGAATTATATTTGATTTGGTAGTGTATAATACTTTGATGGATGGACTTTTCAAGGTTGGAAAGGTTGATGAGGCGGAGTATGTATTCCAATTGATGCCCAAGCTTAATCTTGTGCCAAATTATATCACCTATTCTGTGTTGATTGATGGACGTTGCAGGGCAGGTCACATGAAGAGTGCTGAATCTGCCGTccaagaaatggagaaaaaaaacatGGCTCCAAATGTTATTATTTATTCGTCTATTATCAATGGCTACTCCAAAAAGGGAATGCTTGATGAAGCTGTTGATGTTTTGACAAAGATGGTGGATCGCAAGTTCTTGCCAAATGTTTTCACTTATGGCACATTGATTGATGGCCACCTTAGGGCGGGTAGACAGGAAATGGCATTAAACCTCTACAAGGAAATGACAGGGAGAGGTTTGAAGGCAAACAATTTTATTCTTGAGTCCTTCTTAAATAGCTTTAGGAAAGATGGACGATTGGAGGAAGCAGAGATGTTTCTTAAAGATATGATGCAGAGGGGCTTATCTCCCGACTGTGTTAACTACACTTCACTAATGGATGGCTTGTTTAAGGCAGGAAAGGAGTCAGCTGCTCTTAAAATTGCCCAAGAAATGACTGAGAAACATCAAGGGTTTGATGTCGTGGCGTACAATGTCTTCATCAATGGTCTCTTAAGGCTTGGCAAATCTGCAGAAGCACAATCAATATATACAGGAATGAAACAGATGGGCTTAGCTCCTGACCGTGCTACATTTAACATCATGATCAACGCATACTGCAAAGAGGGAAACTTAAAGAATGCTCTCCAACTCTGGAATGAGATGAAGAGTTATGGGTTAGTTCCTTATTCAACCACTTGTAATAACCTAGTTAGAGAGTTCTGCAAGGCCAGTGAAATGCAGACCGCAATGGATTTGTTGAATGAAATGGTGATTTCAGGGTTTTGCCCAGACGCTGTTACTCATAGGTTATTGCTTGGTGCTTGTTCTAAGAGTAATATTGAGTCAGCGTTTCAAATGCATGAACGGCTCATAGTTATGGGACTTGCACCTGATCGTACAGTTTATAACACACTCCTCACTATCTTAGGTAATCTAGGGATGACGaggaaagctagttttgtacTATCAGATATGATATCAAGGGGAATTGCAGCAGATACTACTACATATAATGCTCTTATACATGGATATTGCAAAAGCAGCCATCTGGAGAGAGCACTTACTATGTATTCTGAAATGTTAGTTGAGGGAATTTCTCCAAATGTGGCCACCTACAACACGCTTCTGCAGGGGCTTTCTACTGGTGGTTTGATGGTAGAGGCTGATGAACTAGTTGATGAGATGAAGAAAAGAGGCTTGGTGCCCAATGCATCTACATATGACATTTTAGTTTCAGGCCAtgggaaaaaaggaaataagaagGAATCTATAATGCTTTACTGTGAGATGGTATCAAAGGGATTCATTCCCAAAATTGGTACCTACAATGTACTTATTAGTGATTTTGCGAAGGTGGGAAAGATGGATCAAGCTAGAGAGCTTCTGAATGAGATGCAAATCAGGGGGGTATCACCCAATTCTTCAACTTATGATATCCTAATCAGTGGATTCTGCAAACTAGCTGGTCAAGTGGAATTGTCAAATCTAAGAATATCATATCGTGCTGAAGCAAACATGCTTTTTGAGATAATGAatgagaaggggtttattccgCGTAAAAGTACTCTTATTTTTATCAGTGATACCCTTGCGAGAGTGGGGAAGAAGTGGAAGGCTAGGAGGTTACTGAAAAAACTTTTTAAGAGAATGAAAAGTAACAAAATGAGTACACTTTCCAGTGGAAGTGGGGATTCTTGATTGGTTGAAAAGCATAGAGTTTGTAATTCTAGTACTGATAAGCTCATGCAGTTATGAGTGTTTACCTTAGTGTATTCAACTGCAAATCTGAATAGTTCATTTGTATACTGCCCTTCAATGCTTCACATATGGTATGTCATCTTGACCTCTGCTAACTTCCTCATTGGCCAGGGATGGacttggggggtgggggaaaggGGAACCTTGCGCTCCCCAAGTTTTGAAAAACCCATTTTCGTTTATAGTAATTATATGTATTCCACTGTATGTATGTGAAATATATGTAGCTTGGTCCCCCCTACTATTTCACTTCTAATACTGCAATTGTATGTATAAGAAAATCTGCTTAAGTGGGCCCCTGCAAGAGGAAATTTCTGGGTACATCCCTATCATCAGTTGTTCCTTTTTTCTTGATAAttgattaaaattttattttggtagccTATGGCCCTATATTACAGCTCATTTATCATGCCGAGAGTACGCAAATAATTTTCTAAGAAAATAATGTGGTTTGTGCCAATTTTTCGGTGGCTGTTGTTGACTATGAATTTTATGGCTACACTTGATGAatcaattgtttttattgaGCATTCCCAATAGGATTCATGATCAGtaacaatataaattttgaattttctagATCAAAATTTCATAcacaattttcttattttcttcttgaatTTTTAATTGTAGTACAACTTATTGACATGGTGGTGGGGTGAAAATTATACAATGTTGTCTTACTAGTACATAAACTTGACAAGTGAAGTGGTAGCTTCTGTATGGATATCTGGATCCGGGCAGATTTCAAATCACCCAAAACTGAATCTGCTGTTTTGGTGCCAGATTGATGGTGAGATTTGAAGTCAATTCTTGTGATTTCAAATCTCATTTATTTGGGCCATTGAATTTATTATGCGcgaatttatttttattattttggttttAATGATCATTATGTCCCTTTCTATCATGTTTAATGAGTACTTTATGTTTTGTaccattcaattttcaagtTAGGGGTTACTTCCTTTCAATCCTCATATTTCATCTCTTTTAGGTCATGTGTAAGGGTGTTTTGGTGATTTCTCTTGTAGAAgtttcatatatttttcttcatgaggttttttccattaattttgTCATGTTTGTATCATCTTTTTATGGTCTTTAGCCGTTGATTTTATTGTATAaggttttcctttttccctagGTCTTGTCAAGACAGGGTATTTTAGTAATTCTCTTTGTCACAAACTTCCATGATCTTATTTTGATATTCCTTTATGTTAGATCCCTGTATATCATGTTTGTATGATCCCAACCCCCATATTCCCATGGTTTTGAGTTTTCTCAATGATGTATGTTAAATGTATGTGTATGGATGGCAATTATGTAATTTCTCACTATGTTTATGTATTAGAATAGAACTTTTTCCATGGTTCCTTATGATGCTATGTTTCTAACTATCATGTTTGACGAGTTTCAAATTTATATATGCATCGATATTGATGTTTCCATGCTAGGGATGCTTAGATCTCAAGATATGATGTCTATGCCATGAAGGGCATTTCTGTAGTTTGTAGCGTGCATGTATGATAACTTTAGGACTTCGCCATGACATTGTGTATGATATTAGCATGTCTACTTTACATTCTATATACTAACTGTGTAGCGCAGTTGGATAAAGGTATGTTGAGtacatctctctttctttatgTTTACCTTGTATATTGTTTCCAACTTCCTGTATGATAGTTTAGGATTTTGCCATGCCTTTTGCATGTTACATTTTAGTATGTTTGCTTTAAATTCAGTATACTAACCATGATGCAGATACAACTGCacttacttggttggaccagcatgactggCTATGGAAACCAAGGGCCAAGAAAAACCGGTCCAGCCAGGTTTTTGGTCTAAGAAGGGTTGGAAGTAGTTAGTTTTatattatgtatttattttctcatgtttgtctTTGGGTAGGATACGTAATAGTTAGAGAAGTAAGAGTCTGTTTCAGCGTTAGAGTCTAAGAAGGAGtagtcttattattttcttttaaatacttgcataaaCTCAATATTTATGATTAGAGTGAATTTTATTTAGAATTAGTTGCGTGCGTTGTATGATTTCCTTCCCCCTCTTTTTGCGATTTCCCCTCTCTTCCTTAAGGCTAccccatcaatttggtatcagatcCAAAGGATCCCCATCCCttcccctccatctctcttctccattccCATTCTCTATTCTGTTCCTACAgagactaagaaaaaaaaaaaaaaaagaatcaattctTCAGAATCGACCCTTGTCTCACCgccctcctctttctcccaacttCCCTTAGTTGAACCCCTCTTCAGGGTTCccacaacaaaaaaagaaaaaaaaaaaagaaaaaagaagaaagaagcagcacagttgagagagagaaagaaccaGAATGAGAGACAACTACTATCTCGATTTCGACTGGGATTGTgagctgaaatcaacaggggaattggtgttgttgatgtatactcagtgagggattgctttgacaaggccctacgagcagaggagTTTATAGTACAGTgaggtagaaggtttggttttcaagctggggaggtcaagaaaaaattttcagcCACTAAATCTAATACTTCAGCACCCCCAAAGGCCACTTTTCCTCCATGGGctgatcataaaggaaaggcacccatgacAGGTAGTAATAAGGTATAGTGCTTCCATTGCCAAGAGGTAGGACACTTTGCTAAGTCTTGCCCacataagcagagggttaatACAGTAGCTGAAATTGAAAACTTCAATGAGGAAGATGAATAAGCTCTTTATTCCTACCCCttggaggatgatgatgatggtggatatgactatgacATGGAAGACACTAATGATGATGGCACTTATGGCATACATATTGGTACTCATATTTTGGTGGATGCAAtcaaaggagaggattggcaACGTAACTGCATTTTCTATAGCCgtatgaagtcaggtgagcatacttgtcagattatAATTGATAGTGTCAGTTGTATCAATTTTGTCTTagaagcctttgtgaagaaagcaacaTTGAAATCTGACCCACATCCTCAACCTTATAAGGTATCATTGCTGAATGGTAATACCTTGGAGGTGAACAAACGGTGCTTAGTGCCTTTGAAGCTTTACCGGTATaaagagaaagtttggtgtgatgtggTTCCAATGAAACTCATagatgtattgcttggtcgtccctggatgtctgacaatgatgccatggttggagggaagaaaaatctgTGTACCTTCATGTGGAAGAgtgttcctacaactttctatcTAGTAAATGTGCCGGCTGAAATATGGCGATGGAGATCCTTAAGGTCGAATTAGaaggacactttgagaagaagGTGGTAGCTATGCCTACAAAGGAGTTGCTAACTATTCCCCGTAAGCAGTTCATACACACAAGTCATGAAATCGGAATGGTTATGACTCTTGATACTCGGGAAGTCACTCCCCAACCTGAGGTAACTCATAGTGCACGTATCAGAGAGCTCttatctgatttttctgacttagtccCAGATGATCTCCCAGATGAGCTACCTCCCATGTGTGACATACAACATgctattgacttggtacctggttTGATTTTACCCAACCTTCCCGTTTACAGACTTAGTCTTACTGAACATGCCGAGTTGAAATGGCAAGTGGATGGGTTATTATAGAAGGGTTTCATTGAGGAGAGTTTAAGTCCTTATGCGATACCAGTTTTACTCACGTCTaagaaggatggttcttggcgtatgtgtgtggacaactgtgctatcaacaagataatagtcaagtataggttccttataccacgactagatgatatgttggatatacTGTTtggggcaaaggtcttttccaaattagatctgaggagtggctatcGTCAAATTTGCATCCGTTCTtgggatgagtggaagaccgccttca containing:
- the LOC122063123 gene encoding pentatricopeptide repeat-containing protein At5g14770, mitochondrial; amino-acid sequence: MRAFKRITNFASFSPYAPPISLGPLFSSLNFSSDQANNPPDSRPNENLILQVLSPVSSNTVFKNAHRVLQKIPPSKVDLYASLFCILIETYLTCRRFTEASEAFVSMRNNGLNPDLHAWNRLLFKFNSSGLISQVWVVYREMLSCGVFPNVFTYNLLLHCLCKVGWIRVALDLLRTANIDKVGFNTVIWGLCNEGNVEQAVGLLSEMMKKCIEIDSSTCNILVKGFCQIGLLSNAEMLMSDFANASIDRDIVSFNTLIDGYCKSGDISRALGLMETMRREGIWPDIVTYNTLINGLCAAGEFGEAKNLMNEILGRRNVRVLENDTVHQDHRATEINDVDGLGLEPNLITYTTLISGHCKQKGLEEALSFYEEMVKSGFMPDVVTYSSILYGLCESERLAEGMVLLREMEEMGVTPNHISYSILINSLFKAGNAIGVFLLWKEMLVRGIIFDLVVYNTLMDGLFKVGKVDEAEYVFQLMPKLNLVPNYITYSVLIDGRCRAGHMKSAESAVQEMEKKNMAPNVIIYSSIINGYSKKGMLDEAVDVLTKMVDRKFLPNVFTYGTLIDGHLRAGRQEMALNLYKEMTGRGLKANNFILESFLNSFRKDGRLEEAEMFLKDMMQRGLSPDCVNYTSLMDGLFKAGKESAALKIAQEMTEKHQGFDVVAYNVFINGLLRLGKSAEAQSIYTGMKQMGLAPDRATFNIMINAYCKEGNLKNALQLWNEMKSYGLVPYSTTCNNLVREFCKASEMQTAMDLLNEMVISGFCPDAVTHRLLLGACSKSNIESAFQMHERLIVMGLAPDRTVYNTLLTILGNLGMTRKASFVLSDMISRGIAADTTTYNALIHGYCKSSHLERALTMYSEMLVEGISPNVATYNTLLQGLSTGGLMVEADELVDEMKKRGLVPNASTYDILVSGHGKKGNKKESIMLYCEMVSKGFIPKIGTYNVLISDFAKVGKMDQARELLNEMQIRGVSPNSSTYDILISGFCKLAGQVELSNLRISYRAEANMLFEIMNEKGFIPRKSTLIFISDTLARVGKKWKARRLLKKLFKRMKSNKMSTLSSGSGDS